One Spirochaetota bacterium genomic region harbors:
- a CDS encoding TIM barrel protein: MIPKNFKGLKILTAGIPLSTPGNQNIYKGIDRIVELELDGMEIEFVHGVRTRDSEMVKVGNYGKNKSVYFTAHAPYYINLNSKEEDKYVKSKEHIKKSVLALEKANGWSVVFHPGYYMGDPPKVVLDKVIKAIHEINEELKEIGHNFNVWIRPETMGKPSQFGSLEEVVEVSKNFDNVLPCIDFAHLYARSLGGYNTEKEIFSVFEYIAKNLGDNSLKNMHIHISGIEYGQKGEKFHTTFEESKFNYSIVIKALKYFNVEGVIVSESSNIEYDALIIKNLYNSENS, from the coding sequence ATGATACCAAAAAACTTCAAAGGTCTCAAAATACTAACTGCAGGCATACCACTATCTACACCTGGTAATCAAAACATATACAAAGGAATTGATCGTATAGTAGAACTGGAACTGGATGGAATGGAGATTGAATTTGTCCATGGTGTCAGAACGAGAGACTCGGAGATGGTCAAAGTAGGAAACTACGGAAAGAATAAAAGCGTGTATTTCACCGCTCATGCACCGTATTATATTAACCTTAACTCAAAAGAGGAAGATAAGTATGTAAAAAGCAAAGAACATATAAAGAAATCTGTGTTAGCTCTAGAGAAGGCTAACGGATGGAGTGTTGTCTTCCATCCTGGCTACTATATGGGCGATCCCCCCAAAGTAGTGCTAGATAAAGTCATAAAAGCAATCCATGAAATAAACGAAGAACTCAAAGAAATAGGGCATAACTTTAATGTCTGGATACGACCAGAGACTATGGGCAAACCATCCCAGTTCGGCTCTCTTGAGGAAGTTGTTGAAGTATCAAAGAACTTTGATAATGTCCTTCCCTGTATAGACTTTGCTCACCTCTACGCTAGGTCACTAGGCGGTTATAATACTGAAAAGGAAATCTTCAGCGTTTTTGAATATATCGCCAAAAACCTCGGAGACAACTCTCTCAAGAACATGCACATACACATAAGTGGGATAGAATACGGTCAGAAAGGAGAAAAATTTCACACTACATTTGAAGAATCAAAGTTCAACTACAGTATAGTCATAAAGGCTCTCAAATACTTCAATGTAGAAGGAGTAATAGTTTCAGAGAGTTCAAATATTGAATATGACGCTTTGATTATTAAGAATTTATATAACTCCGAGAATTCTTGA
- the ilvD gene encoding dihydroxy-acid dehydratase, with the protein MPRYRSSDFDGFHRAPNRSLMRAVGFKDEDFTKPLLGVAAAWSEVTPCNIHLNDLAKEVKRGVVENGGACMIFNTITVSDGVAMGTEGMRYSLPSREVIADSVEDVVNAERFDGFVAIGGCDKNMPGMMMAIFRLDLPAIFLYGGTIRPGKHNGVDIDIVSVFEAVGKYNAGKITEDELYEIERKACPGPGSCGGMYTANTMAMAIEALGFSLPNSSSNYAESKDKIRDAYESGRKVVELVDKWLTPSKIVSKKSFENAITMVQAMGGSTNAILHLLAMAYSANIDLTIDDFERIRKRVPHIADLKPSGNYVMEDVYRIGGIAPIMKMLLKEGLLHGDVMTVTGKTLAENLEEFPDFNENQNIVRSVKNPLKSEGPLVILYGNLAPEGAVAKVSDVKDKFFRGQAKVYNSEEECTKALLSGEVKEGDVVVIRYEGPKGGPGMREMLQPTSIIAGKGLIGKVALITDGRFSGGSHGFIIGHVSPEAQVGGPIALVQNGDVISIDLEKREVNLEVTKEELDRRKKEWKAPELKYKRGILYKYAKMVSSASKGAITDEYTDS; encoded by the coding sequence ATGCCTAGATACAGGAGTAGTGATTTTGACGGTTTTCACAGAGCACCGAACAGATCACTGATGAGAGCAGTCGGGTTCAAGGATGAAGATTTTACTAAGCCACTACTTGGTGTTGCAGCTGCATGGAGTGAAGTTACACCTTGTAACATACATCTTAATGATTTAGCGAAGGAGGTAAAGAGGGGTGTTGTAGAGAATGGTGGTGCGTGTATGATATTCAACACTATTACGGTTTCTGATGGTGTCGCTATGGGAACAGAAGGAATGAGATATAGTCTTCCAAGCAGAGAGGTGATAGCTGATAGTGTTGAAGATGTTGTGAATGCTGAAAGATTTGATGGCTTTGTTGCTATAGGTGGATGTGATAAGAATATGCCCGGTATGATGATGGCTATATTTAGGCTTGACTTACCTGCTATATTTCTATATGGGGGGACGATAAGACCTGGTAAGCATAATGGTGTGGATATTGACATTGTCAGTGTTTTTGAGGCTGTTGGTAAGTATAATGCTGGTAAGATAACGGAAGATGAACTATATGAGATAGAGAGGAAGGCATGCCCAGGACCAGGGTCTTGTGGTGGAATGTACACAGCTAACACTATGGCTATGGCTATTGAAGCGCTAGGGTTTAGTCTTCCTAATAGCTCGTCAAACTATGCGGAGAGTAAAGATAAAATTAGAGATGCTTACGAGTCTGGTAGAAAGGTTGTTGAATTAGTTGATAAGTGGCTTACACCTAGTAAGATTGTGAGCAAGAAGTCGTTTGAAAATGCGATAACAATGGTTCAGGCGATGGGAGGTTCTACGAATGCGATATTACATCTTCTCGCGATGGCTTATTCTGCTAATATTGATCTAACGATTGATGACTTTGAGAGAATAAGAAAGAGAGTTCCCCATATTGCCGACCTTAAGCCTAGTGGTAACTATGTTATGGAGGATGTTTATAGGATTGGTGGTATAGCACCAATAATGAAGATGCTTCTTAAGGAAGGACTTTTACACGGTGATGTAATGACAGTTACAGGAAAAACACTAGCAGAAAATCTGGAAGAGTTCCCTGACTTCAATGAGAATCAGAATATAGTAAGAAGTGTCAAGAACCCACTCAAGTCTGAAGGTCCTCTTGTGATACTGTATGGTAATCTAGCACCTGAAGGAGCAGTTGCGAAAGTTTCAGATGTTAAAGATAAGTTCTTCAGAGGTCAGGCGAAAGTGTACAACTCCGAGGAGGAATGTACAAAAGCATTGCTATCAGGAGAAGTAAAGGAAGGTGATGTTGTTGTGATAAGGTATGAAGGACCTAAAGGAGGTCCTGGAATGAGAGAAATGTTACAACCTACTTCTATCATAGCAGGTAAAGGATTGATTGGTAAAGTTGCACTTATAACTGACGGTAGGTTCTCTGGTGGATCACACGGATTTATTATAGGGCATGTCTCACCAGAAGCACAGGTTGGAGGTCCTATTGCACTCGTTCAGAATGGGGACGTTATATCTATTGACCTTGAAAAGAGAGAGGTGAATCTGGAAGTTACAAAAGAAGAACTTGACAGAAGAAAGAAAGAGTGGAAAGCACCAGAACTCAAATACAAAAGAGGTATTCTATACAAATACGCAAAGATGGTATCATCTGCTTCAAAGGGAGCAATAACTGATGAATACACTGATTCATAA
- the flgK gene encoding flagellar hook-associated protein FlgK, protein MAILSSFHGIEVGRKSLLAHSDALKTTGHNISNLNNPEYSRQIIHLKAFHPIYDPSWNRETTPGQLGTGVAVEDIVRARDQFIDDRIIFENGTLGFWEARRKFLYQLQLIYNEPEGPNIRTALDEYWEALQKVSVDPTEISARVVLVEKAKALASQIRHDYNAIMQLRDQANELIKQKINEINGYIKEIAHLNNQIQKLEALGDNPNDLYDRRDALIEKLSKMMDIKVGRSDKDEFMVFVGSEIIVKGDGYHELLGIPNSQNRGYVDIYIGTPDRKLKLSNGELYGLVYARDIDLVADMKRLNSFTANLIESVNEIHRDGFGLDGSTGIDFWVKHPITPDLRGNYDSDENGIFDKTAVFKITGVNRLNLDDFINSSGVINFGPNTPGGPDIIVEYNENDTVKSVIEKINNSGAHVVAYLNHRGELTLKARMSETNEYPDFVIRYISDSGNFLVGFAGILHGSGELNAYNWNNIEQTAQLRGGINYYSVAPLEEPALWIDINPLIDRDPRLIASARGKDLNGDRIFDTTNGPGDNSNILLIAGLRDKKVMLERDSTFLEYLKFMVGDVGTRGNVSEIAMKKQSLVIQNLEKLREAVSGVNLDEELTKLISYQRAYEASARYITYLDSMLDTIINRMGTVR, encoded by the coding sequence ATGGCTATACTTTCTAGTTTTCACGGTATAGAGGTTGGTAGGAAGAGCTTGCTTGCACATTCCGATGCTCTTAAGACAACAGGTCATAACATATCAAACCTTAATAACCCAGAGTATTCAAGACAGATAATACATTTAAAAGCATTTCATCCGATATACGACCCTTCGTGGAATAGGGAGACAACACCGGGGCAGTTAGGAACTGGTGTTGCGGTTGAGGATATTGTAAGGGCAAGAGACCAGTTTATTGACGATAGGATAATATTTGAGAACGGAACACTAGGTTTCTGGGAGGCTAGAAGGAAGTTTCTTTACCAACTACAACTTATCTATAACGAACCTGAAGGCCCTAATATTAGAACTGCCCTTGATGAGTATTGGGAGGCTTTACAGAAAGTATCTGTTGACCCTACCGAGATATCTGCAAGAGTTGTTTTGGTAGAGAAAGCAAAGGCTCTAGCGAGTCAGATTAGGCATGATTATAATGCTATTATGCAACTTAGGGATCAGGCGAATGAACTTATAAAGCAAAAGATAAACGAGATAAATGGATACATAAAGGAAATAGCACACCTGAATAACCAAATTCAGAAACTTGAAGCACTCGGTGATAATCCAAATGACCTTTATGATAGACGAGATGCTCTTATAGAGAAACTCTCAAAGATGATGGATATAAAAGTAGGAAGGAGTGATAAAGATGAGTTTATGGTTTTCGTGGGTAGTGAGATAATTGTAAAGGGTGATGGTTATCACGAACTACTAGGCATTCCAAACAGTCAGAATAGAGGTTATGTTGATATATACATTGGAACTCCTGACAGAAAACTCAAACTCTCAAATGGTGAATTGTATGGACTTGTTTATGCTAGAGACATTGACCTAGTTGCGGATATGAAGAGACTCAACTCATTCACTGCGAACCTTATAGAGTCAGTTAATGAGATACATAGAGATGGTTTTGGTCTTGATGGTAGCACAGGGATTGACTTTTGGGTTAAGCATCCTATCACACCTGACTTGAGAGGTAATTATGACTCTGACGAGAATGGTATATTTGACAAGACAGCAGTATTCAAGATAACTGGAGTGAATAGGTTGAACCTTGACGATTTTATAAACTCATCTGGAGTGATAAATTTTGGTCCTAACACGCCTGGTGGCCCTGACATTATAGTTGAGTATAATGAAAATGACACAGTTAAGAGTGTTATTGAGAAGATAAACAACTCTGGAGCACACGTTGTTGCTTATCTCAATCATAGAGGAGAACTAACACTTAAAGCTAGGATGTCTGAAACTAACGAGTATCCTGACTTTGTTATAAGATACATTAGTGATAGTGGTAATTTTTTGGTTGGCTTTGCAGGGATACTACACGGTAGTGGAGAATTGAATGCGTATAACTGGAATAATATTGAACAGACAGCACAGTTAAGAGGAGGTATAAACTACTATTCTGTTGCGCCTCTTGAGGAACCTGCTTTGTGGATAGATATTAATCCATTAATAGACAGAGACCCGAGATTGATTGCTTCAGCAAGAGGAAAGGATCTTAACGGAGATAGAATTTTTGACACTACAAACGGACCGGGGGACAACTCAAACATTTTACTCATAGCAGGATTGAGAGATAAAAAAGTGATGTTGGAGAGAGACTCAACATTCCTTGAATACCTTAAGTTTATGGTTGGAGACGTTGGAACGAGAGGTAATGTTTCGGAGATTGCTATGAAGAAGCAATCGCTGGTGATACAGAACCTAGAGAAACTTAGGGAGGCAGTCTCTGGTGTTAATCTAGATGAGGAACTTACCAAACTTATTTCGTATCAAAGAGCCTACGAAGCAAGCGCTAGATATATAACCTACCTTGACTCTATGCTGGATACAATAATAAACAGGATGGGAACGGTTAGGTAA
- a CDS encoding YbhB/YbcL family Raf kinase inhibitor-like protein, with amino-acid sequence MRALIVFIVLILSFEVFGKEGKVMSLKLSSSAFKHNDFIPAKYTCDGEDISPEIRIEGVPSKAKSLVLICEDPDAPMGTWDHWILYNIPPTNTIIPEGIKPLKEFPNGMKHGLNSWGRVGYGGPCPPSGVHRYFFKVYALDILLELPHSATKSKVLKAMEGHIIAQSELMGKYSRKK; translated from the coding sequence ATGAGAGCATTGATAGTGTTTATAGTTTTAATCCTTTCATTTGAAGTTTTTGGAAAGGAGGGTAAGGTTATGTCGCTAAAATTATCATCTAGCGCCTTTAAGCATAATGACTTTATTCCGGCAAAATACACTTGCGATGGAGAGGATATATCTCCTGAAATAAGAATAGAAGGTGTGCCATCCAAAGCAAAATCACTTGTTCTGATATGTGAAGACCCCGATGCACCAATGGGAACATGGGATCACTGGATACTCTACAACATACCTCCAACAAACACTATCATACCGGAAGGTATCAAACCTCTAAAAGAGTTTCCGAACGGTATGAAACATGGACTAAATAGTTGGGGGAGAGTTGGATACGGAGGTCCATGCCCACCAAGCGGTGTCCATAGATACTTCTTTAAGGTTTATGCTCTTGACATACTCCTTGAGCTACCACACAGTGCTACAAAGTCAAAAGTTCTCAAAGCAATGGAAGGACATATCATAGCACAGAGCGAACTGATGGGCAAATATTCAAGGAAGAAATAA
- a CDS encoding class I SAM-dependent methyltransferase: MDKVGFVETPVEIVDIMFRLSTAGKDSLILDTGFGRGAFIRNLVERGYRNCWGIEIDTELYTLVKREIGDRCNLILGDFLKHNFDVKFDLIIGNPPYVHYSRLPQDMKDVVKNMTKTPESDIYYAFIIKSIQLLKEGGELIYIVPYHFFYNTHGRVVREMMLLNGKIDTIIDLDEVRIFSGENPETVIFKFVKGSFRLENLKIKVSRIKQKGVSLGNMVQDFVSMEGRFFEHYLIPHYTSSNAWSSHNFEFSDFGSIPLKNIAKVGVGPVSGFDEAFLLSKDDILNDDELRLVKRFVKARNCKRYTVDGYTNYILIDNSVSDEEELSSYYPNIYSKLIKYKDRMLNRYLPSGKKWFHWQALRNYLFLLRVLDKDKIFVPVLDRHKYNRFSLGRGGLLPSGDVIFIYPYGQEDLYFLLGYLNTKFFRNYYLKVGGRRGGRILFTQRLFESVGIPILPNEVKSKISEIVVEIIRKREKHDDTSELENEIERIVGKGLMDTGNVDQKIMTLF; the protein is encoded by the coding sequence ATGGATAAAGTAGGGTTTGTTGAGACACCTGTAGAAATAGTTGATATTATGTTTAGATTATCTACGGCTGGTAAAGACAGTCTAATTCTTGATACAGGTTTTGGTAGGGGGGCTTTCATAAGAAATCTTGTGGAGAGAGGATACAGAAACTGCTGGGGCATTGAGATAGATACAGAACTTTATACTTTGGTCAAAAGAGAAATTGGTGATAGGTGTAATCTTATACTTGGAGACTTCTTGAAACATAATTTTGATGTTAAGTTTGATCTAATAATAGGTAATCCTCCTTATGTGCATTATAGTCGTCTTCCGCAGGATATGAAGGATGTTGTAAAGAATATGACAAAGACACCGGAGTCTGATATTTATTATGCTTTCATTATAAAGTCAATTCAACTTCTGAAGGAAGGTGGGGAACTTATATACATTGTTCCTTACCATTTCTTCTATAACACTCATGGTAGAGTCGTTAGGGAGATGATGTTGTTGAATGGTAAAATTGATACTATCATTGACCTTGATGAAGTTAGAATATTCAGTGGTGAGAACCCTGAAACTGTAATATTCAAATTTGTAAAAGGTAGTTTTAGATTAGAAAACTTAAAGATTAAAGTATCTAGGATAAAGCAAAAAGGAGTTTCACTTGGGAACATGGTTCAAGATTTTGTTTCTATGGAAGGTAGGTTTTTTGAGCATTATTTAATTCCGCACTATACATCAAGTAATGCTTGGTCTTCACACAATTTTGAGTTTAGTGATTTTGGTTCAATACCTCTTAAGAATATTGCAAAAGTTGGAGTTGGCCCGGTATCTGGTTTTGACGAGGCTTTTCTTTTAAGTAAAGATGATATACTAAATGATGATGAACTAAGGCTTGTAAAAAGGTTTGTCAAAGCCAGAAACTGTAAGAGATACACCGTAGATGGTTACACAAACTACATACTGATAGATAATAGCGTATCAGATGAGGAGGAATTGAGTAGTTATTACCCAAATATATATTCAAAGCTTATAAAATACAAAGATAGAATGTTAAACAGATATTTGCCTAGTGGTAAGAAATGGTTTCATTGGCAGGCATTGAGGAACTACTTGTTCTTGCTTAGGGTTTTAGATAAGGATAAGATTTTTGTTCCCGTTCTTGATAGACATAAGTATAATAGGTTTAGTCTGGGTAGAGGAGGATTGCTACCATCAGGAGATGTTATTTTTATTTATCCGTACGGTCAAGAGGATTTATACTTTCTTCTAGGATATCTGAATACTAAATTTTTTAGAAACTACTATCTTAAAGTTGGTGGAAGAAGAGGTGGTAGGATATTATTCACTCAGAGACTCTTTGAATCTGTTGGTATTCCTATACTTCCGAACGAAGTAAAAAGTAAAATATCGGAAATTGTAGTAGAAATAATACGCAAGAGGGAAAAACACGATGACACTTCAGAGCTAGAGAACGAAATTGAGAGAATTGTTGGAAAAGGGTTGATGGATACTGGAAATGTAGATCAGAAAATTATGACTCTTTTTTGA
- a CDS encoding O-antigen ligase family protein, producing MLERFVNTSVFNIFFVISFMMLMFSQLLVIPILLFLFLFIVYLKRFRESFSLEDIIFYVFILLSGLSILVARNREVAIGGVLILILYYIVFYVGRNAKIRDDILFVSTSLGFVMLAIFGVVFYIFPEFSLIIGLGKANIIEIPSSLIFTNDSIIRSTSITPNPVIYSSVVLYSIPILVSMLLVLSNSFSRNVDVKLFLLLALVVFLIGVVIFTSGSRSILLISPVSLILVFLILKKNRQILMSIILFVIVITPVVIFSEILDRIESIFTLTDYSSFLNRLDAIRLSLGILKDNWLIGVGFVNFKEYVPSYYGNYLHNLYLSILVETGILGFLSFIALISVALYKSFRNVILGRVDYIKLGAFVSVICFLLHGLIDNTMYVVSLGMMFWFFLGLSCRGDVSADEKLVENTWSNSDSRRGLKGISDFSEN from the coding sequence ATGTTGGAAAGGTTTGTTAATACCTCAGTCTTCAATATTTTCTTTGTTATTTCGTTTATGATGCTGATGTTTTCACAGCTTCTAGTGATACCTATCTTACTGTTCTTATTTTTGTTTATAGTCTATTTGAAGAGGTTTAGGGAGAGCTTTTCTTTGGAAGACATAATTTTCTATGTGTTCATACTTTTGAGTGGTTTGTCAATATTGGTTGCTAGAAATAGAGAAGTTGCCATAGGAGGTGTTCTAATATTGATCTTGTATTACATCGTGTTCTATGTAGGTAGAAACGCTAAGATAAGAGATGATATTCTATTTGTTTCTACATCGCTTGGTTTTGTGATGCTTGCGATATTCGGTGTTGTGTTTTATATTTTTCCGGAGTTTTCGTTAATTATCGGATTAGGTAAGGCAAACATTATAGAGATACCTTCTTCTCTAATCTTCACAAATGATAGTATCATAAGGAGTACTTCCATAACTCCCAATCCTGTGATATATTCATCAGTAGTTTTGTATTCAATTCCTATCCTGGTTTCTATGTTATTGGTATTATCTAATAGTTTTTCAAGGAACGTTGATGTGAAGTTGTTTCTACTTCTAGCGCTAGTAGTTTTTTTGATTGGAGTTGTAATTTTTACGTCTGGTTCTAGGAGTATCCTTCTCATATCGCCTGTAAGTTTGATTCTAGTTTTTCTAATACTCAAAAAGAATAGACAAATTTTAATGTCAATTATTTTATTCGTTATAGTCATTACTCCAGTAGTGATCTTTTCAGAGATTCTTGATAGAATAGAGAGCATATTTACTCTAACAGATTACTCAAGCTTTCTAAATAGGCTTGATGCTATTAGACTCTCTTTGGGTATTTTGAAGGATAATTGGTTAATAGGCGTGGGGTTTGTGAATTTCAAAGAGTATGTTCCTAGTTATTACGGGAATTATCTTCACAACTTGTATTTAAGCATACTGGTGGAGACTGGAATTCTGGGATTCCTATCCTTTATCGCACTGATTTCTGTAGCCCTTTATAAATCGTTCAGAAACGTAATTTTAGGTAGAGTTGATTACATAAAACTAGGAGCGTTTGTAAGTGTAATTTGCTTTCTATTACACGGATTGATTGACAATACGATGTATGTCGTTTCACTCGGGATGATGTTTTGGTTCTTTTTGGGGTTAAGTTGTAGAGGAGATGTATCAGCAGATGAAAAGTTAGTAGAAAATACTTGGAGCAATTCGGATAGCAGAAGGGGTTTAAAGGGTATCAGTGATTTCTCAGAAAACTAA
- the uvrB gene encoding excinuclease ABC subunit UvrB, whose product MKVLEKEFEIVSSFEPAGDQPKAIREIVEGFSKYDRITLLGVTGSGKTFTMAHVIKELSLPTLVVSHNKTLAAQLYREFKQFFPYNAVEYFVSYYDYYQPEAYIPQTDTYIEKQATINDEIDRLRISATASLLSRKDVIVVASVSCIYGIGAPSEFVEFVLLIRVGDVISPRELSYKLAEMQYERSDYSFTRSTFRVMGDRVDVHPAYSRDYIRIEFFGDEVVSIKRYDSINNSFIENHEAIVIYPAKLFVSSRSTIEQTVEEVYKELEERVKELKSQGKDIEAKRLEMRTKYDMDLLLETGYCPGIENYSRYLSKRKPGERPYTLLDYFPKEFLTIIDESHVTVPQIRGMYNGDRSRKETLVEFGFRLPSALDNRPLRFEEFDSLLNKVLYVSATPDEYEISISGKVVEQIVRPTGLLDPIIYVRPTEGQVEDIIREVIENKRRGERTIITTLTKKMAEDLTKYLVERGVKAIYIHDEIEVIERVEILRDLRKGEYDCIVGINLLREGIDLPEVSLVCILDADKVGFLRSATSLIQIIGRSARHVNGRVIMYADKISDAMRQAIEETERRRKIQIEYNQQHNITPRSVKKEITDIIERKHERISGSSRKQKVSKIMEFEDVIQTIQEIKDKYKDNIGEMVRNLSVYMFELAERLEFEKASIVRDEIRKVEYSV is encoded by the coding sequence ATGAAAGTTCTTGAAAAAGAGTTTGAGATAGTATCTAGTTTTGAACCTGCAGGAGATCAACCGAAAGCGATAAGGGAGATAGTGGAAGGTTTTTCTAAATATGATAGGATTACGCTTCTTGGTGTAACGGGTAGTGGTAAAACATTCACTATGGCTCATGTTATAAAAGAACTAAGTCTTCCTACTCTTGTTGTTTCTCACAACAAGACGCTTGCGGCACAGTTATATAGAGAGTTCAAACAATTTTTTCCTTATAATGCTGTTGAGTATTTTGTATCTTACTACGATTACTATCAGCCTGAAGCATACATCCCACAAACCGATACCTATATTGAGAAGCAAGCAACTATAAACGATGAGATAGATAGGTTGAGAATCTCGGCTACCGCAAGCCTTTTGAGTAGAAAGGATGTTATAGTTGTTGCTAGCGTATCCTGTATATACGGAATAGGTGCTCCTAGTGAATTTGTTGAATTCGTTCTACTTATTAGAGTAGGGGATGTAATATCTCCGAGAGAACTATCTTACAAACTTGCAGAAATGCAATATGAGAGAAGTGATTACAGTTTTACTAGGTCAACGTTTAGAGTAATGGGTGATAGGGTAGATGTTCATCCTGCTTATTCAAGAGATTACATAAGGATAGAGTTCTTTGGAGATGAGGTTGTTAGTATAAAGCGGTATGACTCAATTAATAACTCTTTCATTGAAAATCATGAGGCTATTGTAATATATCCGGCTAAATTGTTTGTATCTTCAAGGTCTACAATAGAACAGACAGTAGAGGAAGTATATAAGGAACTTGAAGAGAGGGTAAAGGAACTAAAGTCTCAAGGAAAGGACATAGAGGCAAAGAGACTTGAGATGCGGACCAAGTATGATATGGATTTATTACTTGAGACTGGATACTGCCCTGGGATAGAGAACTATTCTAGGTATCTGTCAAAGCGAAAACCAGGAGAGAGACCATACACCTTGCTTGACTACTTTCCGAAGGAGTTTCTTACCATAATAGATGAATCTCATGTCACAGTTCCCCAAATACGGGGAATGTACAATGGCGATAGATCAAGGAAGGAAACGCTTGTTGAGTTTGGATTTAGACTTCCTTCTGCTCTTGACAATAGGCCTTTGAGATTTGAGGAGTTTGACTCACTTCTCAATAAGGTTTTGTACGTTTCGGCAACACCTGATGAGTATGAAATTAGTATTTCTGGAAAGGTAGTTGAGCAAATAGTCAGACCTACAGGTCTTCTTGACCCTATAATTTATGTAAGGCCAACTGAAGGTCAGGTTGAAGACATAATAAGAGAGGTTATTGAGAACAAGAGGAGAGGTGAGAGAACGATTATCACTACTCTTACGAAGAAGATGGCCGAAGACCTTACAAAGTATCTTGTTGAAAGGGGTGTTAAGGCTATATACATTCACGATGAAATTGAAGTTATTGAGAGAGTTGAGATATTGAGAGATTTGAGAAAAGGAGAGTATGATTGTATAGTTGGTATAAATCTTTTGAGGGAGGGTATAGACTTACCTGAAGTTTCGCTTGTTTGTATTCTTGATGCTGATAAGGTAGGGTTCTTGCGGTCAGCAACATCACTCATTCAGATAATTGGTAGGTCTGCTAGACATGTAAATGGTAGGGTCATAATGTATGCTGACAAGATTTCAGATGCGATGCGACAGGCTATTGAAGAAACAGAAAGAAGAAGAAAGATTCAAATAGAATACAATCAACAACACAACATTACTCCTAGGAGTGTCAAAAAGGAGATAACTGATATAATAGAGAGAAAGCATGAAAGGATAAGTGGTAGTTCAAGAAAACAAAAAGTTTCAAAGATTATGGAGTTTGAGGATGTTATTCAGACTATACAGGAAATAAAGGATAAGTATAAAGATAACATAGGTGAGATGGTCAGGAATCTTTCTGTGTATATGTTTGAACTTGCGGAGAGGCTAGAGTTTGAAAAGGCTAGTATCGTTAGAGATGAGATAAGAAAGGTAGAGTATTCAGTGTAG
- a CDS encoding alpha/beta hydrolase translates to MVIVILLMVILYTSIISCTPQKLDLILVFNPKVKDEYDFSEIKAPQGSWSFFWITNGSVSTCAFKINRKTGINDDLSNVVVVFLHGNRTCLDDSPVYFGNMFYELGINYVAVEYRGFGIIKNFTPTEQSTYEDAEAIIAHLSNQGINPTNITIIGHSLGGGIATEMALRHKIKSLILISTFTKIEDAGEMVTTYNVPSRWYVESIYDNISKIDKIQDPLLVIHGKVDTTLSIDYGIALYNKAKEPKDYLWIENCNHSSKEIINKGGDELRNKIVSFLRNH, encoded by the coding sequence ATGGTTATAGTAATCCTTCTGATGGTCATTCTATATACCTCTATCATCAGTTGCACTCCCCAGAAACTTGACTTGATACTAGTATTCAATCCTAAAGTTAAAGACGAGTATGATTTTTCAGAAATCAAAGCTCCTCAAGGTAGTTGGTCGTTCTTCTGGATAACTAACGGTTCGGTATCTACATGTGCTTTCAAAATTAACAGAAAGACTGGTATCAATGATGACTTGAGTAATGTAGTAGTAGTGTTTTTACACGGAAACAGGACATGTCTGGATGATTCACCCGTATATTTTGGTAATATGTTTTATGAACTTGGAATAAACTATGTTGCAGTAGAGTATAGAGGCTTTGGAATAATAAAGAACTTCACTCCAACAGAACAATCAACTTACGAAGACGCCGAAGCAATTATAGCACATCTATCAAATCAAGGAATCAATCCGACAAACATTACAATCATAGGACACTCTCTCGGTGGCGGTATAGCAACAGAAATGGCTCTTAGGCATAAAATAAAGTCTCTCATCCTAATATCTACCTTTACCAAAATAGAAGATGCTGGAGAGATGGTAACAACTTACAACGTTCCATCAAGGTGGTATGTTGAAAGCATTTATGATAATATATCAAAGATAGACAAAATACAAGACCCTTTGTTAGTTATACACGGTAAAGTAGACACAACCCTAAGTATTGATTATGGAATCGCTTTATACAACAAAGCAAAGGAACCTAAAGACTACCTTTGGATAGAAAACTGCAACCATAGTTCAAAAGAAATAATAAACAAAGGAGGAGATGAGTTAAGGAACAAGATTGTTAGTTTTCTGAGAAATCACTGA